In the genome of Eriocheir sinensis breed Jianghai 21 chromosome 44, ASM2467909v1, whole genome shotgun sequence, one region contains:
- the LOC126980302 gene encoding uncharacterized protein LOC126980302, whose amino-acid sequence MSHVGNVNTTTVKFFVVCMAVSLVCLHMELTHFRSNTPHATPREHHEFYWSSSGYRRTKVRSPLKKVENGEKTLDNSYDASGSMNEVYDSANEEVILNAFRSVTYRKLRSNWSARFNSGVQRRVSASNNFETLPENDSSLMQTRLQRSKSIILKHNNAYDQLIHLLTTFTIRGISSDFLPPSRPSTPFPSLKCSYVLPYSSSSSICKKSKRHCVKISAASETGQQLPVTHVNTLSHTRVQDVYLSGYENPLSRGCRVVERKEGRRLGNDKSVLQVKAGNECLKDIDYPNTCKESRKIRVPEEEEEAEEEEDGKSYTPIPLTIDSQRSFVHELGALTKFPHCLALDLLFDLAGLNSLHRHEVISTLLQELRKLLFDRQYRLVRSSTDGGDLQQFLHQEGLQQPLLVHALWQRLDCD is encoded by the exons ATGAGTCACGTCGGTAATGTTAACACTACAACAGTAAAATTCTTCGTTGTGTGCATGGCCGTGTCCCTCGTCTGCCTCCACATGGAACTAACACACTTTAGAAGCAACACGCCACACGCAACACCTCGGGAACACCATGAATTCTACTGGAGCTCATCTGGTTACCGAAGAACGAAAGTGCGAAGTCCCTTAAAGAAAGTTGAGAACGGTGAAAAGACTCTTGATAACTCGTATGATGCTTCTGGGAGTATGAATGAAGTGTATGACAGTGCTAATGAGGAAGTGATATTAAATGCTTTTCGAAGTGTAACGTATAGAAAGCTAAGAAGTAATTGGTCTGCTAGATTCAATTCAGGTGTTCAGAGGAGAGTCAGTGCTTCAAATAACTTCGAAACTCTGCCTGAGAACGATTCTTCTTTGATGCAAACTCGACTTCAACGTTCTAAGTCTATTATCTTGAAGCACAACAACGCTTATGACCAACTTATTCACTTGCTGACAACTTTCACCATACGAGGCATCTCCAGcgactttctccctccttcacgtcCCTCTACTCCATTCCCCTCCTTGAAATGTTCCTACGTCCTACCCtacagctcttcctcctccatctgcaaGAAATCAAAGAGGCACTGTGTCAAAATTTCCGCTGCTTCAGAAACCGGCCAACAGCTTCCCGTTACTCATGTCAACACTCTCAGCCACACCAGAGTACAAGACGTTTATCTGAGTGGTTATGAGAATCCGTTGAGTCGTGGCTGTCGCGTGGTGGAGCGAAAGGAAGGACGTAGATTAGGGAACGATAAATCAGTCTTGCAAGTTAAAGCAGGAAATGAGTGTTTAAAAGATATCGATTATCCGAATACTtgtaaagaaagtaggaagattAGAGTacccgaagaagaggaagaagcagaagaggaggaagacggaaaaaGCTACACTCCAATCCCTCTCACCATCGACTCTCAACGCAGCTTCGTTCACGAGCTCGGAGCTCTTACGAAGTTCCCGCACTGTCTGGCACTTGATCTACTGTTTGACCTCGCTGGCCTGAACTCCCTGCACCGGCACGAGGTTATTTCCACCCTCCTTCAG GAGCTGCGGAAACTACTCTTCGATCGGCAGTACCGGTTGGTGAGGTCCTCCACAGACGGCGGTGACCTGCAGCAGTTTCTCCACCAGGAGGGTCTTCAGCAGCCCCTACTCGTGCACGCGCTCTGGCAACGCCTCGACTGTGACTGA